Within the Catalinimonas niigatensis genome, the region TTAAGTGATTTTGATGTTTTCAAAAACTACCTGGTTGTCAATGAGCGGTCCAACGCCTTGCCCAAATTGAAAGTGATAGATTTGCAAAACGATGAAGAGCACTACATTCAGTTGGATGAACCTGCTTATACTTTGTCGTCCTCTACCAATCCAGAGTATGATACTGAAATACTGCGTTATGGCTACTCTTCGCTCACCACACCCGCTTCCATTTATGATTATAATATGCAAACGCGGGAGCAGGAACTGAAAAAGCAGCAGGAGGTGGTAGGCGGCCATGATCCGTCAGCCTATGTGACGGAACGCTTATTTGCTCCGGCCCGCGATGGCGTACAGGTTCCTATTTCGCTGGTATACAAAAAGGGCACAACCCTGAATGCGGAAACGCCGCTTCTGTTGTATGCCTATGGTTCTTATGGCAGTTCCACCAATCCTTATTTCAACAGTACCCGTCTGAGCCTGCTGGATAGGGGATTTGTATATGCTATTGCGCACATCCGGGGCGGTCAGGAAATGGGAAGGCAGTGGTATGAGGATGGTAAAATGTTTAAGAAGAAAAACACCTTCAATGACTTTGTGGATTGTGCTGATTATCTGATTAGTGAAAATTACACCTCCTCTGAACATCTGTATGCGATGGGGGGCAGCGCAGGAGGTTTGCTGATGGGAGCTGTGGCCAATATGGCTCCCGACCGTTTCAATGGTATCATCGCGGCTGTACCTTTCGTAGATGTCATCTCCACCATGATGGATGAATCCATTCCGCTGACGACCAACGAATTTGATGAGTGGGGCAATCCCAAAAATCTGGAATCTTACGAATATATGCTCTCCTACTCACCTTACGACAATGTACAGGAACAGGAGTATCCGCATATGCTGGTCACCACCGGCTATTTTGACTCGCAGGTACAATATTGGGAACCTGCCAAATGGGTAGCTAAGCTACGCGACAAAAAAACAGATGACAATCTGCTGCTGTTGGAAACCAACATGAGTGCCGGACATGGCGGTTCTTCGGGACGTTTTCAGCAGTACCGCGAAAAGGCTTTGGAGTATGCTTTTTTATTAAAACTGGAAGAAGCATCCGAAACAGAATAACAATGAAATTATAGTGTAGAGGGGAAAGTAGATCAATGCCTTCCCTTTTTTTGATCTTACCTGACGCAAAGACCTTTTCAACATACTAACGTTCAATCACCCAAGCGATACACCCACCTTCTATTTTTTTGGATAAGGAGCAAGAAGGAATTGAGAAAAACGTTCCGGTTTCCAATTCCGCTTTGTCGTCATCCATTCTCAAATGGTACTACAATTCACTAATTCATAATCATATTGATATGACAATCGGGTAATTCTTCCGGACGTAGCTTTCCTATGTTTTTTAAGGAAAAGACATGCCATAAGATCAGGAAAAAGGTAGTATATTCATTTACCTGAATTCGGGTCAACATCTCATCACAAAGCAAATGTTACAGGCACTGGTCAAGGATATTATCCATACCTATACTTACCCTGAGGTATTTGTCATTACCATTGCCTACTTTCTTGTATTGTACCTTGGCTTTGCGCCTGTTTTCCTGTTTATCTGTAAAAGCCTGTGGAAGAGGGGCTTCCTTCAGCGAATCGTCCCTCAGGAAGTTACAACCCGGCAGATCAGGTTCGAGATCAGACATTCTCTACAGTCTGTATTGGTATTTGGCTTTTCAGCCATTCCGCTGGTAGGGATGATTCGTCAGGGCTGGATTACGCTCTTACCAGATACCCTTGGATATGTATTTATGGGCCTTACAATGCTGACCATCTGGAATGAAATTCACTTTTTTGTCATTCATCGCCTCATGCATCTGCCCTTTTTCATGAAAAGAGTACATTACATTCACCACCGATCCGTTACGCCTACCGTGTATTCAGTCTATAGCTTTCACTGGCTGGAAGCTTTTTTGCTGAGTACCGTTCCGTTGACGATCGTGCCCTGGATACCGTTTTCTCCTCTGGCCATTTTCCTGTATCCTTTGGTAAGTATACTATTGAATTTCTGTGGACACTGTAACTACAGATTTGGCAATGGCACAGGAGCAGGCTGGAAAATACTGAGTACCCGGCATGCAGAGCACCATTGCAAAGGCAGGAAAAATTACGGTTTTGCCAGCCACCTTTTAGATTATTTGTACAACTTGAATACCGCAAAAGCCAAATCCAGCGTTTCCAAGAAGCAACAACAGCCCAATGCATAAAGCTTATATCACTTCCATCGGCACATTTTTGCCCAATGCGCCTGTTTCTAATGATGAGATGGAAAATTATCTGGGCAAAATCAATGGAAAGAGCAGTGCTGTCAAAAATCGTATGCTCAGGCAAAACGGCATTATCTCCAGGCATTATGCTTTGGACCAAAAACAGCAAAGTACACATTCCAATGCCCAGATGGCGGCCCTCGCTGTAGAGCAGGCATTGGAAAGAAGTAAGCTCAAACCTAAGGAAGTACAGCTTCTGGCCACGGGCACTACCCAGGGAGATTTACCCGTTCCTGGCTTTGCCAGCATGGTGCATGGAGAACTGGACTTTGCAAAATGTGAAGTAGCCAGCTTCCAGAGCGTATGTGCGAGTGGAATGATGGCCATCAAAAACGCCTATACGCAAATCCTGGCGGGTGAAAAGCAGAATGCAGTATGTGTAGGTAGTGAATTTGCCAGCCGCTTGTTCAAAGCTTCTAGATATGATGCCCAAAAAATGACGTCTGTACCGTTTGATACGGAGTTTCTACGCTGGATGCTGTCCGATGGCGCAGGCGCGTTGGTGCTAGAAAACCAAAAGAGAACAGAAGGTTTGTCTCTCCGTATTGACTGGATAGATCTGGTTTCGCATGCGCATAAATTCCCGGAGTGCATGTATACGGGTAAAAATGACAACAAAAATCCGCGGGAAGCAGGCT harbors:
- a CDS encoding S9 family peptidase is translated as MKYYLYPYTFLLLGVTIFFGCEPATDQSEAVLVAPPDAPVAQKQDTTLTFHGDSRVDPYFWMRLTDEQKIADKPDAQTQDVLQYLEEENLYTEAALNDTEGLQEELYQEMVGRIKQTDESVPYFENGYWYYSRYEEGQEYPIYCRKKENLEAKEEVLLNVNALAEGYDYFDVEGLEVSPDNKLLAFGEDTQSRRRYTLRFKNLQTGEMLPDQIPNTQGDGTWAKDNKTFFYTSKDQVTLLSNKILAHQLGQDVAQDVLKYEEKDPSFYMGVYKSKSGDYIIIGERSTLANDYHLLRADQPKGDFQQFIPREAQHLYDIDHVDGKFVILTDWEAPNYRLMETPVDATAKNNWKEIIPHREDVFLSDFDVFKNYLVVNERSNALPKLKVIDLQNDEEHYIQLDEPAYTLSSSTNPEYDTEILRYGYSSLTTPASIYDYNMQTREQELKKQQEVVGGHDPSAYVTERLFAPARDGVQVPISLVYKKGTTLNAETPLLLYAYGSYGSSTNPYFNSTRLSLLDRGFVYAIAHIRGGQEMGRQWYEDGKMFKKKNTFNDFVDCADYLISENYTSSEHLYAMGGSAGGLLMGAVANMAPDRFNGIIAAVPFVDVISTMMDESIPLTTNEFDEWGNPKNLESYEYMLSYSPYDNVQEQEYPHMLVTTGYFDSQVQYWEPAKWVAKLRDKKTDDNLLLLETNMSAGHGGSSGRFQQYREKALEYAFLLKLEEASETE
- a CDS encoding sterol desaturase family protein produces the protein MLQALVKDIIHTYTYPEVFVITIAYFLVLYLGFAPVFLFICKSLWKRGFLQRIVPQEVTTRQIRFEIRHSLQSVLVFGFSAIPLVGMIRQGWITLLPDTLGYVFMGLTMLTIWNEIHFFVIHRLMHLPFFMKRVHYIHHRSVTPTVYSVYSFHWLEAFLLSTVPLTIVPWIPFSPLAIFLYPLVSILLNFCGHCNYRFGNGTGAGWKILSTRHAEHHCKGRKNYGFASHLLDYLYNLNTAKAKSSVSKKQQQPNA